A window of Roseiflexus castenholzii DSM 13941 genomic DNA:
CGGAACACGCCAAACGTGCTGTATACGTCGTGCTCCAACGCCAGGACCGTGATTGTTTCGTCCAGGGGGTTGACAATCCAGTATTCAGGTATGCCCGCCTGTGCGTAATCGCGTGGTTTTTCGACTGTGTCACGCTCTGGATGATCAGGGCTTACGATCTCGACAACGAGATCGGCGCCCAGCCAGAACTCGTTCTGATTTCGTGGATCGCGGGCATCGCAGAGAAGCATGATATCCGGCTCACGGAAAGCGCCCGGACGCACTCGCAGCCGTAACGGGGCATAGAATACGGCGCCGCCCCTGGGTTGCACGAACGCGAGCAAAGCGAGCACGAGAAAGAGTGAAATCGCTTGATGCTTTCGCGTTGGCATGGGCAACACC
This region includes:
- a CDS encoding Uma2 family endonuclease; its protein translation is MTAPASTGQLRMVRAADSLDIDLDALQGLWSEEQYLALARQTNRLIEFTDGVIEVLPMPTRKHQAISLFLVLALLAFVQPRGGAVFYAPLRLRVRPGAFREPDIMLLCDARDPRNQNEFWLGADLVVEIVSPDHPERDTVEKPRDYAQAGIPEYWIVNPLDETITVLALEHDVYSTFGVFRRSEQAVPRLLDGFAVSVDAVFDAE